In Aspergillus fumigatus Af293 chromosome 4, whole genome shotgun sequence, one genomic interval encodes:
- a CDS encoding glutathione S-transferase family protein, translating to MDGADLQRFRVDSHPSDEQPRSLSSLADDAAALAATQHQHHQSHTQELADPQDAQSLQPLQTALEHSELHLHHPQKQQHHQNAGHPLNIPASMQPPSRPGEPVNTELISPRQFNEKLHNYHQASREHTFPGSLSDGQQTQSCLSHSGNQDGHHEQVLSQVRSDLAHTAVECNGNGADDVTHMRNTSLQVSPSYPHHLQLQPQSNGYSVAPELSRQDGCLKDMKLVPNPPDLEYWREKLFNVDETITLTEDQFRTYFPHVDNVYSHRSTQRYKRKPFVSHYWDCRLKGRPPGTPKSDDPNKKKRKRTARQRDLCDVKIKITEYFPGYGVAAVSDFAATGPETSFPSSEFLPSVNSLFHESSALGQRRGSQPFGVLTPNPTLPEDHPGANGERFFTIQRVNGNGANGKNDGVGGGHRHTLEESDRVKKNSVQRYLLKEAKEKKKTGSVSVRSISKTRTMPSQSEAQQKTYHTKATGLAALTAINHSNEAELKLFGSCFCPFVQRVWIALEIKGIPYQYIEVDPYQKPQSLLEVNPRGLVPALRHGDWGSYESSVLLEYLEDLGVGPHLLPPGDAKLRAHCRLWTDHINRHIVPSFYRVLQEQEEQKQTANVQELQDGLKALITAANPEGPFFLGPTISFVDVQIAPWILRLSRVLKPYRGWPDPEPGSRWAAWVNAIEANEHVKATTSSDELYLDSYERYARGYTFTA from the exons ATGGACGGTGCGGATCTTCAGCGATTCCGCGTCGACTCCCACCCTTCTGATGAACAGCCCCGATCGCTGTCCTCCCTGGCAGACGACGCGGCCGCTTTAGCTGCAACccaacatcagcatcaccaGTCACATACACAAGAGCTTGCAGATCCCCAGGACGCGCAGTCGCTGCAGCCTCTACAAACTGCGCTCGAACACTCGGAGCTCCATCTCCACCACCCGCAGAAACAGCAGCACCATCAAAATGCGGGTCATCCGCTCAATATACCGGCGTCGATGCAGCCGCCGTCACGGCCTGGCGAGCCGGTCAACACCGAGCTAATATCTCCTCGGCAGTTCAACGAGAAGCTGCACAACTACCACCAAGCATCCCGAGAGCACACATTCCCGGGTAGCCTTTCGGATGGCCAGCAGACGCAATCCTGTTTATCTCACAGCGGCAATCAAGATGGACACCACGAGCAGGTCCTGTCGCAAGTACGTTCGGATCTTGCACATACCGCTGTCGAGTGCAATGGGAATGGGGCCGACGATGTTACGCACATGCGCAACACCAGCCTGCAAGTATCGCCGTCCTATCCGCATCATTTGCAGCTACAGCCGCAAAGTAACGGCTACTCCGTGGCCCCGGAACTCTCGAGACAAGATGGCTGTCTGAAAGACATGAAACTGGTTCCTAATCCTCCGGACCTTGAATACTGGAGGGAAAAACTATTCAACGTGGACGAGACAATCACCTTGACGGAAGACCA ATTCCGAACCTACTTCCCGCACGTCGACAACGTCTACTCCCACCGCTCCACACAGCGCTACAAGCGCAAACCCTTCGTCTCCCACTACTGGGACTGCAGACTCAAAGGCCGCCCGCCCGGAACCCCCAAATCCGACGACCCGAACAAAAAGAAGCGCAAACGCACCGCCCGCCAACGAGACCTCTGCGATGTCAAGATCAAAATCACCGAGTACTTCCCCGGGTACGGCGTGGCTGCTGTATCGGACTTTGCTGCCACCGGGCCCGAGAcctcctttccttcctcGGAGTTTCTGCCGAGCGTGAACTCGTTGTTCCATGAGTCGTCGGCCTTGGGGCAGAGGAGGGGCAGCCAGCCGTTCGGCGTGCTCACGCCGAATCCGACCTTACCTGAGGATCATCCCGGGGCGAATGGGGAGAGATTCTTTACGATCCAGCGGGTCAATGGCAATGGTGCGAATGGGAAGAATGATGGGGTGGGCGGAGGCCATCGGCATACGTTGGAAGAGAGCGACCGGGTCAAGAAAAACAGTGTTCAGCGCTATTTGCTGAAagaggccaaggagaagaagaagacaggcTCAGTAAGTGTGCGATCT ATTTCTAAGACTAGAACGATGCCCTCCCAAAGTGAAGCCCAGCAAAAAACATACCACACCAAAGCTACTGGCTTAGCGGCCTTGACCGCTATAAATCATTCCAATGAAGCAGAACTCAAACTGTTCGGAAGTTGCTTCTG CCCTTTTGTACAACGCGTTTGGATTGCCTTGGAAATCAAGGGTATCCCATACCAATATATCGAAGTAGATCCATACCAAAAACCTCAATCTCTGTTGGAGGTGAACCCAAGAGGCCTGGTGCCAGCGTTGCGGCACGGTGACTGGGGGTCGTATGAAAGTTCGGTCCTGCTCGAATAT CTCGAAGATTTGGGCGTTGGTCCGCACCTTTTGCCACCGGGCGATGCGAAGTTGCGAGCTCACTGTCGGCTCTGGACCGACCAT ATCAATCGTCACATCGTGCCCAGCTTCTATAGGGTTCtccaggaacaggaggaaCAAAAGCAGACGGCGAATGTGCAGGAGCTCCAAGACGGTCTCAAGGCGCTAATCACGGCTGCCAATCCCGAAGGTCCATTTTTCCTGGGACCGACCATCTCCTTTGTGGACGTCCAAATCGCCCCTTGGATCCTCCGGTTGAGCCGAGTGCTCAAACCCTACCGTGGCTGGCCAGACCCCGAGCCTGGAAGCCGGTGGGCAGCATGGGTTAATGCGATTGAGGCCAATGAGCATGTCAAGGCGACAACTAGCTCTGACGAGTTGTATCTTGACAGCTATGAGCGATATGCCCGTGGGTATACCTTCACGGCGTGA